A genomic stretch from Microcebus murinus isolate Inina chromosome 19, M.murinus_Inina_mat1.0, whole genome shotgun sequence includes:
- the HIP1 gene encoding huntingtin-interacting protein 1 isoform X5, with protein MDRMASSMKQVPNPLPKVLSRRGVGAGLEAAERESFERTQVLKDSLRYRNDLSDMSRMWGHLSEGYGQLCSIYLKLLRTKMEYHTKNPRFPGNLQMSDRQLDEAGESDVNNFFQLTVEMFDYLECELNLFQTVFNSLDMSRSVSVTTAGQCRLAPLIQVILDCSHLYDYTVKLLFKLHSCLPADTLQGHRDRFMEQFTKLKDLFYRSSNLQYFKRLIQIPQLPENPPNFLRASALSEHISPVVVIPVEASSPDSEPVLEKDDLMDMDPSQKNLFDNKFDDIFGSSFSSDPFNFNSQNGVNRDEKDHLIEQLYREISALKAQLDNIKTEGQRAVLQLKGRISELEAELAEQRHLRQQAADDCEFLRAELDELRRQWEDTEKAQRSLTEIERKAQANEQRYSKLKEKYSELVQNHADLLRKNAEVTKQMSVARQAQVDLEREKKELEDTLERISDQGQRKTQEQLEVLESLKEELTTSKLELQVLQNSLETSAQSEAKWVAQITDLEKERASLMSSAASREKELSTLQEQLECAQLKLASSQESMCQLKKDQRRMLLVESRKSAEQVIQEALSQLEEPTLISCAGSADHLLSTVKSVSSCIDQLEKSWSQYLACPEDIGGLLHSIILLAHLTSDTIAHGSTTSLRSPPEPADSLTAACKQYGRETLIYLAALEEEGTTENADCTAMRNCLSKIKAIGEELLPRGLDIKQEELGDLVDKELAATSAAIETATARIEEMLSKSRAGDTGVKLEVNERILGSCTGLMQAIQVLIVASKDLQREIVESGRGTASPKEFYAKNSRWTEGLISASKAVGWGATIMVDAADLVVQGKGKFEELMVCSHEIAASTAQLVAASKVKADKDSPNLAQLQQASRGVNQATAGVVASTISGKSQIEETDNMDFSSMTLTQIKRQEMDSQVRVLELENELQKERQKLGELRKKHYELAGVAEGWEEGTETSPPALQEASVQFHHLHKLVSIRGLVDSKPGHYPESAQSEEQRGVLAENASAVLPLFGQFRGFPLLLMVVGWVFFV; from the exons AATCCCAGGTTCCCGGGCAACCTTCAGATGAGTGACCGACAGCTGGACGAGGCTGGAGAAAGTGATGTTAACAACTT TTTCCAGTTAACAGTGGAGATGTTTGACTACCTGGAGTGTGAACTAAACCTCTTCCAAACTG TGTTCAACTCCTTGGACATGTCGCGCTCTGTGTCGGTGACGACAGCTGGGCAGTGCCGCCTGGCCCCACTGATCCAGGTCATATTGGACTGCAGCCACCTCTACGACTACACTGTCAAGCTTCTCTTCAAACTCCACTCCT GCCTCCCAGCTGACACCTTGCAAGGCCACCGGGACCGCTTCATGGAGCAGTTCACAAA GTTGAAAGATCTGTTCTACCGCTCCAGCAACCTCCAGTACTTCAAGCGGCTCATTCAGATCCCTCAGCTGCCCGAG AACCCACCCAACTTCCTACGAGCCTCAGCCCTGTCGGAACACATCAGCCCTGTGGTGGTGATCCCGGTGGAAGCCTCGTCCCCTGACAGCGAGCCGGTCTTGGAGAAGGATGACCTTATGGACATGGACCCCTCCCAGAAG AATTTATTTGACAACAAGTTTGATGACATCTTTGGCAGCTCGTTCAGCAGTGACCCCTTCAATTTCAACAGTCAGAACGGTGTCAACAGGGATGAGAA GGACCACTTAATTGAGCAGCTGTACAGAGAGATCAGTGCGCTGAAGGCACAGCTGGACAACATAAAGACAGAG GGCCAGCGGGCCGTGCTGCAGCTGAAGGGCCGCATCAGCGAGCTGGAGGCTGAGCTGGCGGAGCAGCGGCACCTGCGGCAGCAGGCGGCTGACGACTGCGAGTTCCTCCGAGCAGAGCTGGACGAGCTCCGGCGGCAGTGGGAGGACACCGAGAAGGCGCAGCGGAGCCTGACTGAGATAGAGA GGAAGGCGCAAGCCAACGAGCAGCGGTACAGCAAGCTGAAGGAGAAGTACAGCGAGCTGGTGCAGAACCACGCCGACCTGCTGCGGAAG AATGCAGAGGTGACCAAACAGATGTCTGTGGCCAGACAAGCCCAGGTAGATTTGGAGCGAGAGAAGAAAGAACTGGAGGACACCTTGGAGCGCATCAGTGACCAGGGCCAGCGGAAG ACTCAAGAACAGCTGGAAGTTCTAGAGAGCTTGAAGGAAGAACTTACCACCAGCAAACTAGAGCTGCAGGTCCTCCAGAACAGCCTGGAAACTTCCGCGCAG TCAGAAGCAAAATGGGTGGCCCAGATCACCGACCTCGAGAAGGAGCGGGCCAGCCTCATGAGTTCCGCGGCTTCTCGAGAAAAAGAATTGTCCACCCTTCAGGAGCAGCTGGAATGTGCCCAACTCAAACTGGCCAGCTCGCAG GAATCCATGTGCCAGCTCAAGAAAGACCAACGCAGAATGCTTCTGGTGGAGTCGAGGAAGTCTGCGGAGCAGGTGATACAAGAGGCCCTGAGCCAGCTCGAAGAACCCACGCTCATCAGCTGCGCTGGCTCTGCAG ATCACCTTCTCTCCACGGTCAAGTCTGTTTCCAGCTGCATTGATCAACTGGAAAAAAGCTGGAGCCAGTATCTGGCCTGCCCGGAAG ATATCGGTGGGCTTCTCCATTCAATAATCCTGCTTGCCCATTTGACCAGTGACACCATTGCTCACGGTAGCACCACCAGCCTTAGAAGCCCGCCGGAGCCTGCCGACT CTCTGACAGCGGCCTGTAAGCAGTACGGCAGAGAGACCCTCATCTACCTGGCCGCCCTGGAGGAAGAGGGAACCACTGAGAATGCTGACTGCACAGCCATGAGGAACTGCCTTAGCAAGATCAAGGCCATTGGCGAG GAGCTCCTGCCCAGGGGCCTGGACATCAAACAGGAGGAGCTGGGAGACCTGGTAGACAAGGAGCTGGCGGCCACTTCAGCTGCCATTGAAACTGCCACCGCCAGAATAGAG GAAATGCTCAGCAAATCTCGGGCAGGAGACACAGGAGTCAAATTGGAGGTGAACGAAAG aatccTTGGTTCCTGTACCGGCCTCATGCAAGCTATTCAGGTGCTGATCGTGGCCTCCAAGGACCTCCAGAGAGAGATTGTAGAGAGCGGCAGG GGTACAGCGTCCCCTAAAGAGTTTTACGCCAAGAACTCTCGATGGACGGAAGGACTCATCTCAGCCTCCAAAGCTGTGGGCTGGGGAGCCACCATCATGGT GGATGCAGCTGATCTGGTGGTCCAAGGCAAAGGGAAATTTGAGGAGCTAATGGTGTGTTCACATGAAATTGCTGCTAGCACAGCCCAGCTCGTGGCTGCATCCAAG GTAAAAGCCGATAAGGACAGCCCCAACCTAGCTCAGCTGCAGCAGGCCTCTCGGGGAGTGAACCAGGCCACTGCCGGGGTCGTGGCCTCAACCATTTCTGGCAAATCACAGATTGAGGAGACAG ACAACATGGACTTCTCGAGCATGACACTGACCCAGATCAAACGCCAAGAGATGGATTCCCAG GTTAGGGTGCTGGAGCTAGAAAATGAATTGCAGAAGGAGCGTCAGAAACTGGGAGAGCTTCGGAAAAAGCACTACGAGCTTGCTGGCGTTGCTGAAGGCTGGGAGGAAG GAACAGAAACGTCTCCACCTGCACTGCAAGAAGCG tCTGTTCAGTTTCATCATTTGCACAAACTTGTGAGCATCAGAGGGCTGGTGGATTCCAAACCAGGACACTACCCTGAATCCGCACAGTCAGAAGAACAGCGGGGTGTCCTGGCTGAGAATGCCAGCGCAGTTCTACCCCTCTTTGGGCAGTTCCGTGGATTCCCACTGCTTCTTATGGtggttggttgggttttttttgtttga